In Deltaproteobacteria bacterium, a single genomic region encodes these proteins:
- a CDS encoding patatin-like phospholipase family protein encodes MQDRRNIALTLAGGGNRAFYQLGLLHRWGERLLPRLGALAACSAGACVAVLWLSGREVPTRSFWRARRNHVTRNLEWTRLLQGKSPAPHGEIYRDTLLCAAAEGGLERVRALPFPLWVLTAAFPRMVPAPVGAAVGLAAYNLEKRMRPGMVHPSFGRRIGFQAMPFDARSCESPDDLADLVIASSSTPPFTPIGRFRGHALLDGGLIDNVPADVAETDAGIRANLVLLTRPYPRNVLGERPGEHGPRLYVAPSHDVPVERWDYTRPDRIDATVEMGEREAELHEAALRRLLAI; translated from the coding sequence TTGCAAGACCGACGCAACATCGCCCTCACGCTCGCCGGCGGCGGCAACCGGGCGTTCTATCAACTCGGCTTGCTGCATCGCTGGGGCGAGCGCCTGCTGCCACGGCTGGGTGCGCTCGCGGCGTGTAGCGCGGGCGCGTGCGTGGCCGTGCTGTGGCTCAGCGGGCGCGAGGTACCGACGCGCTCGTTCTGGCGAGCGCGCCGCAACCACGTGACGCGCAACCTCGAGTGGACGCGCCTGCTGCAGGGCAAGTCGCCGGCGCCGCATGGCGAGATCTATCGCGACACGCTGCTGTGCGCGGCCGCCGAGGGCGGGCTCGAGCGCGTGCGCGCGCTGCCGTTCCCGCTGTGGGTGCTGACCGCCGCGTTCCCCCGCATGGTCCCGGCACCGGTCGGCGCGGCGGTGGGTCTGGCAGCGTACAACCTCGAGAAGCGCATGCGCCCGGGCATGGTCCACCCCAGCTTCGGCCGTCGCATCGGCTTCCAAGCCATGCCGTTCGACGCGCGCAGCTGCGAGAGCCCCGATGACCTCGCGGATCTGGTGATCGCGTCGTCGTCGACGCCACCGTTCACCCCGATCGGCCGCTTCCGCGGGCACGCGCTGCTCGACGGCGGCCTCATCGACAACGTACCCGCCGACGTCGCCGAGACCGATGCGGGCATCCGCGCCAACCTGGTGCTGCTCACCCGGCCCTACCCGCGCAACGTGCTCGGCGAGCGCCCGGGCGAGCACGGCCCGCGGCTGTACGTCGCGCCCAGCCACGACGTGCCGGTCGAGCGCTGGGACTACACGCGACCAGATCGCATCGACGCGACCGTCGAGATGGGCGAGCGCGAGGCCGAGCTCCACGAGGCCGCGCTGCGACGGCTGCTCGCGATCTAG
- a CDS encoding IS1182 family transposase, with protein MLWKVPTKLSAEEQRLVARMRKPSRFFVFLREIRAELFTPEFQEELARAYEPRGQEPVPPALLAMVVLLQAYTQTSDAAAVEEAEMNPRWQLVLGLLGEEKAPFGQGSLPRFRERMAAHDLDRRLLERTVELAKRTGGFGWQKLKAAFDSSPLRGRGRVADTWNLIGQAMGKLVSALAKIAAVEEDTIIAEARLTLLQGSSIKAALDIDWDDHDQRSEALQRLVGEAQALLDWARARAPDAMKEREVEQAAVLLERVLHQDTEPDPERPRRVRIRKGVAEDRVCSVGDPEMRHGRKTRSQAFNGYKRYIATSIDAPLVLAAEARPANQPEREAVPSLVDQVAPYGELDELFIDRGFLAHPEIAALDRDGVQVRCRPWREQNKHGRFGKSAFKIDLRRRLVTCPSGKQAEYSANTPTAYFGAETCDRCRLRARCTDAKAGRAIRIHPHESLHRKLEARRATEHGRQHLRARVVVEHRLARIGGLQSDRARYKGARKNTLDLRRHAAVANLIELQAALAA; from the coding sequence ATGCTGTGGAAGGTCCCTACGAAGCTGAGCGCCGAGGAGCAGCGGCTGGTGGCGCGCATGCGCAAGCCGAGCCGCTTCTTCGTGTTCCTGCGAGAGATCCGAGCCGAGCTGTTCACGCCGGAGTTCCAAGAGGAGCTCGCTCGGGCTTACGAGCCGCGCGGTCAAGAGCCCGTACCGCCGGCGCTGCTGGCGATGGTCGTGCTGTTGCAGGCGTACACCCAGACGAGCGACGCCGCTGCGGTCGAAGAAGCCGAGATGAATCCGCGCTGGCAGCTCGTGCTGGGGCTACTTGGCGAAGAGAAGGCTCCGTTCGGGCAGGGTAGTCTGCCGCGCTTCCGCGAGCGGATGGCCGCGCACGACCTCGACCGCAGATTGCTCGAGCGCACCGTCGAGCTCGCGAAGAGGACTGGCGGCTTCGGTTGGCAGAAGCTCAAGGCCGCGTTCGACTCATCGCCGCTGCGAGGTCGCGGCCGCGTCGCTGACACCTGGAACTTGATCGGACAGGCGATGGGTAAGCTCGTCAGTGCACTTGCGAAGATCGCTGCGGTCGAGGAGGACACGATCATCGCCGAAGCCAGGCTCACGCTGCTGCAGGGCAGCAGCATCAAGGCTGCACTGGACATCGACTGGGATGATCATGACCAGCGTAGTGAAGCGCTGCAACGACTCGTCGGTGAAGCACAAGCGCTGCTGGACTGGGCACGCGCCCGGGCTCCCGACGCGATGAAGGAGCGTGAGGTCGAGCAGGCCGCGGTTCTGCTCGAGCGCGTCCTCCACCAAGATACCGAGCCCGATCCCGAGCGACCGAGACGAGTACGGATCCGCAAGGGCGTCGCTGAAGACCGCGTCTGCTCCGTCGGCGACCCGGAGATGCGCCACGGCCGAAAAACCCGCTCACAGGCCTTCAACGGCTACAAGCGCTACATCGCGACTTCGATCGACGCGCCGCTCGTGCTCGCAGCCGAAGCGCGACCCGCCAACCAACCCGAACGCGAGGCTGTACCCTCACTCGTTGACCAAGTAGCGCCCTACGGCGAGCTCGACGAGCTCTTCATCGACCGCGGCTTTCTTGCACATCCCGAGATCGCCGCGCTCGATCGAGACGGTGTGCAAGTCCGTTGTCGTCCCTGGCGCGAGCAGAACAAGCATGGACGCTTCGGCAAGAGCGCCTTCAAGATCGACCTTCGCCGACGACTCGTGACTTGTCCGTCTGGCAAACAGGCCGAGTACTCCGCCAACACTCCCACCGCGTACTTCGGTGCCGAGACCTGCGATCGCTGTCGCCTACGAGCGCGATGCACTGATGCCAAGGCTGGTCGCGCGATCCGAATCCACCCCCATGAGAGCCTGCATCGCAAACTCGAGGCTCGCAGAGCGACTGAGCACGGACGACAGCATCTTCGCGCTCGAGTCGTCGTCGAGCACAGGCTCGCACGCATCGGCGGCCTCCAGAGCGACCGCGCGCGATACAAGGGCGCCCGCAAGAACACGCTCGACCTCCGGCGCCACGCCGCCGTCGCCAACCTCATCGAGCTGCAGGCCGCACTTGCCGCGTGA
- a CDS encoding DUF427 domain-containing protein, protein MPRATWNGAVIAESDQTVVVEGNHYFPPAALRREHLRDSQTHTVCGWKGTASYYDVVVGDEINRDAAWTYPEPKSAAAQIRDHVAFWRGVRIEP, encoded by the coding sequence ATGCCGAGAGCCACCTGGAATGGCGCCGTGATCGCCGAGTCGGACCAGACCGTCGTCGTCGAGGGCAACCACTACTTCCCGCCGGCTGCACTGCGCCGCGAACACCTCCGCGACAGCCAGACCCACACCGTGTGTGGTTGGAAGGGCACGGCCAGCTACTACGACGTCGTGGTCGGCGACGAGATCAACCGCGACGCGGCGTGGACGTATCCCGAGCCCAAGTCGGCCGCGGCGCAGATCCGCGATCACGTCGCGTTCTGGCGCGGCGTGCGGATCGAACCGTAG
- a CDS encoding DNA repair ATPase — protein sequence MADTNATAPAEAAEGSETSARDLEGGSYEVIRARLVTQGKDLGARAEQLNAARIAAFGGTEMTVIGQCRVRTENNCVPRDIVQIGGRLLFGYNVFIGLRTETAVEDVFSLQRWDTNEDGLDLTAVALGDGGPAFLVEPSFADQFRELYRFYKNARLLQFSRNETQFLAVFQIGADVGDIRVFRWALDAKGEPTYVDNRGERDFTFPPSHDFEWRATTREDRREGVHPHVSIRDKVFVETVGGDLTVKVENNTESGEGIYAEPVDEAMQTLDDASIEYAEIGPLVLIKVRPYREDAYRYLVFSTRTQRVVRIDAIGKACVSLPEDHGIIFPGGFFLQDGQHKVFDGDYAGFEFYKMLRSPNGEDVLYVFVERSKGIYALLPYNLIRREIQTPIRCNGFSLFDDGRLVVSRAVSEEPTKVHPMQVWQTPFVSVEYAARTPAGTGFLHKLGNADLVRGISDCLSVRRFIDEQTPSRQVYEDLIANVTRIVDAYHWLGHAETFALAPVLQEIRKTADLIVGEFEKVVALRKQAASALATATRTQQEIIGAIRPDSWTQVAEYMEALAKLRTQRGTLITLREQRYMDLAALQRLEDEVVQAFNQLSATTVRFLARDDALAPVTKQLDDLLQRAGSAEKTNELAPHAEAVTKVSDGLAVLSEVAANLQVDDPTLRTRILEGISESFAHCNRVRAVVENRRRELLSHEGRAEFAAQFKLYGQAVQSAIALCDTPERCDEQQSRLMVQLEELEAKFSEFDEFIGELTRKREEVFEAFGQRKQLLVDERQRRVANLWQAAERIITGLSRRASSFSNADELNSFFAADGMVLKLRELGERISELGDTVKSEEVQSRLKSTRQDALRSLRDRLDLFEGGADLIKLGKHRFTVNAQPLELTMVPHEGGMALGITGTDFVEPIVDPQFEATRPLWSQQLVSETDAVYRGEFLAASILAEAEGGVGGLSVAGLAEALRTDALLELVRRYAADRYQEGYERGVHDADAAAILGKLVTLHASAGLLRFSAPVRALALLHWSYGDDARRGRWHSRARSLLRLRSTFARAEAVDELAGEIAGSIRAWIDAAAAPFASTLAPLAAHYLVEELAADRPRFVLGADAAALRDGLMRRLEGANLRRGLEDDLQALAEDPISRYVVALAWLRGWLERSDDDDVKRRAPALAEAAAAIATGDAVEREVSAGLVSAEVTDLLGQHPRIVSRRLELRIDEFSERTDAFRRERVPAYLRYREQRQQLVDRERSRLRLEELRPKVLTSFVRNRLIDEVYLPLIGDNLAKQLGAAGEGKRTDLMGMLLLISPPGYGKTTLMEYVASRLGLAFVKVNGPALGHGVTSIDPADAPNATARQEVEKINFGLEMGNNVMLYLDDIQHTNPELLQKFISLCDAQRRIEGVWKGRTRTYDLRGKKFCVVMAGNPYTESGEKFQIPDMLANRADTYNLGDILHGKDELFALSYIENAVTSNRVLAPLATREPADLHRLVRLAHGEEVPASEFAGAYSAVEIAEIVAVLQRLFKVQKVLLDVNRQYIASASMDDRFRTEPPFKLQGSYRNMNKLAEKVVPAMNDDEMERLVDDHYRSESQTLTIGAEQNLLKLAELRGRMSEVERARWDAIKLEFQRLKMVGGSDEDPVARVTAGLANLAQGLRSIETVLGTAAASAAQSAAAASQSAASAAANKLGDLDAHIYGVQQSIAAVAAAISKATAGGVPRPPTVDTPGRSQGRDDVLAGYLDRLDRSLQVLASPKLEVMVHNQPPPGIEELLAQQIAIIERTLVPLVRTTNQSMGNPTAVDLHVQELLRLMRAIDERLRFAVMGPAPQR from the coding sequence ATGGCCGACACCAACGCGACCGCCCCGGCCGAGGCCGCCGAGGGCAGCGAGACCTCGGCGCGCGATCTCGAAGGGGGCTCCTACGAGGTCATCCGCGCGCGCCTGGTCACCCAGGGCAAGGACCTCGGCGCCCGCGCCGAGCAGCTGAACGCGGCGCGCATCGCCGCGTTCGGCGGCACCGAGATGACGGTGATCGGACAGTGCCGCGTCCGCACCGAGAACAACTGCGTCCCGCGCGACATCGTGCAGATCGGCGGGCGCCTGCTGTTCGGCTACAACGTCTTCATCGGCCTGCGGACCGAGACCGCGGTCGAGGACGTGTTCAGCCTGCAGCGCTGGGACACCAACGAAGACGGCCTCGATCTCACCGCCGTTGCGCTCGGCGATGGTGGCCCCGCGTTCCTGGTCGAGCCCAGCTTCGCGGACCAGTTCCGCGAGCTGTACCGCTTCTACAAGAACGCGCGGCTCCTGCAGTTCTCGCGCAACGAGACGCAGTTCCTGGCGGTGTTCCAGATCGGCGCCGACGTCGGGGACATCCGCGTGTTCCGCTGGGCGCTCGACGCCAAGGGCGAGCCGACCTACGTCGACAACCGTGGCGAGCGCGACTTCACGTTCCCGCCGTCGCACGACTTCGAGTGGCGCGCGACCACCCGCGAGGACCGTCGCGAGGGCGTGCATCCCCACGTCTCGATCCGCGACAAGGTCTTCGTCGAGACCGTTGGTGGCGACCTCACGGTCAAGGTCGAGAACAACACCGAGAGCGGCGAGGGCATCTACGCCGAGCCGGTCGACGAGGCCATGCAGACCCTCGACGACGCCAGCATCGAGTACGCCGAGATCGGCCCGCTGGTGCTGATCAAGGTGCGACCGTATCGCGAGGACGCGTACCGCTACCTGGTGTTCTCGACCCGCACGCAGCGGGTGGTCCGCATCGACGCGATCGGCAAGGCCTGCGTCAGCCTGCCCGAGGACCACGGCATCATCTTCCCCGGTGGCTTCTTCCTCCAAGACGGTCAGCACAAGGTCTTCGACGGCGACTACGCCGGCTTCGAGTTCTACAAGATGCTGCGCTCGCCCAACGGCGAGGACGTGCTCTACGTGTTCGTCGAGCGCAGCAAGGGCATCTACGCGCTGCTGCCGTACAACCTGATCCGTCGCGAGATCCAGACCCCGATCCGTTGCAATGGCTTCTCGCTGTTCGATGACGGCCGCCTGGTGGTCTCGCGTGCGGTCTCGGAGGAGCCCACCAAGGTCCACCCGATGCAGGTGTGGCAGACGCCGTTCGTCTCGGTCGAGTACGCAGCGCGGACCCCGGCTGGCACCGGCTTCCTGCACAAGCTCGGCAACGCCGACCTCGTGCGCGGCATCTCGGATTGCCTGAGCGTGCGACGCTTCATCGACGAGCAGACGCCATCGCGACAGGTCTACGAGGACCTCATCGCCAACGTCACCCGCATCGTCGACGCCTACCACTGGCTCGGGCACGCCGAGACCTTCGCGCTGGCGCCGGTGCTGCAGGAGATCCGCAAGACCGCCGACCTCATCGTGGGCGAGTTCGAGAAGGTGGTGGCGCTGCGCAAGCAGGCCGCCAGCGCGCTGGCGACCGCGACCCGCACGCAACAGGAGATCATCGGCGCGATCCGTCCCGACAGCTGGACGCAGGTCGCCGAGTACATGGAGGCGCTCGCCAAGCTGCGCACGCAGCGGGGCACGCTCATCACGCTGCGCGAGCAGCGTTACATGGATCTGGCGGCGCTGCAGCGGCTCGAAGACGAGGTCGTGCAGGCCTTCAACCAGCTGTCGGCGACCACCGTGCGCTTCCTGGCACGCGACGACGCGCTGGCGCCGGTGACCAAGCAGCTCGACGATCTGCTGCAGCGGGCCGGCAGCGCCGAGAAGACCAACGAACTCGCGCCCCATGCGGAGGCCGTGACGAAGGTTTCCGATGGCCTCGCGGTGCTCTCGGAGGTCGCGGCCAACCTGCAGGTCGACGACCCGACGCTGCGCACGAGGATCCTCGAGGGCATCTCCGAGTCGTTCGCGCACTGCAATCGCGTGCGCGCAGTGGTCGAGAACCGTCGCCGCGAGCTGCTCTCGCACGAGGGCCGCGCCGAGTTTGCGGCCCAGTTCAAGCTCTACGGCCAGGCGGTGCAGAGCGCGATCGCGCTGTGCGATACGCCCGAGCGCTGCGACGAGCAGCAATCGCGACTGATGGTCCAGCTCGAGGAGCTCGAGGCCAAGTTCTCCGAGTTCGACGAGTTCATCGGCGAGCTCACGCGCAAGCGCGAAGAGGTCTTCGAGGCCTTCGGTCAACGCAAGCAGCTGCTGGTCGACGAGCGCCAGCGCCGGGTCGCGAACCTGTGGCAGGCCGCCGAGCGCATCATCACGGGGCTGTCGCGGCGGGCCTCGAGCTTCTCGAACGCCGACGAGCTCAACTCGTTCTTCGCGGCCGACGGCATGGTGCTGAAGCTGCGCGAGCTCGGCGAGCGCATCTCCGAGCTCGGCGACACCGTCAAGTCGGAGGAGGTGCAGTCGCGCCTCAAGTCGACCCGCCAGGACGCGCTCCGGTCGCTGCGGGACCGCCTCGATCTCTTCGAGGGCGGCGCCGACCTCATCAAGCTCGGCAAGCACCGCTTCACCGTCAACGCCCAGCCCCTCGAACTCACGATGGTGCCGCACGAGGGCGGCATGGCGCTGGGCATCACTGGCACCGACTTCGTCGAGCCGATCGTCGACCCGCAGTTCGAGGCGACCCGGCCGCTGTGGTCACAGCAGCTGGTCAGCGAGACCGATGCGGTCTACCGCGGCGAGTTCCTCGCGGCCAGCATCCTCGCGGAGGCCGAGGGTGGCGTGGGCGGCCTCTCGGTCGCGGGCCTCGCCGAGGCGCTGCGCACCGATGCGCTGCTCGAGCTGGTGCGGCGTTACGCGGCCGATCGCTATCAGGAGGGCTACGAGCGCGGTGTCCACGATGCCGACGCCGCGGCGATCCTCGGCAAGCTGGTGACGCTGCACGCCAGCGCCGGTTTGCTGCGCTTCTCGGCGCCGGTGCGCGCGCTGGCGCTGCTGCACTGGAGCTACGGCGACGACGCGCGACGCGGGCGTTGGCACTCGCGCGCGCGCAGCCTGCTGCGCCTGCGCAGCACCTTCGCGCGGGCCGAGGCCGTCGACGAACTCGCTGGCGAGATCGCGGGCTCGATACGCGCTTGGATCGATGCGGCTGCGGCTCCCTTCGCGTCCACGCTCGCGCCGCTGGCGGCCCACTACCTCGTCGAAGAGCTCGCGGCCGATCGCCCGCGCTTCGTGCTCGGCGCGGACGCGGCCGCCCTGCGCGACGGGCTGATGCGGCGGCTCGAAGGCGCGAACCTGCGGCGCGGCCTCGAGGATGACCTGCAGGCGCTCGCCGAAGACCCGATCTCGCGATACGTGGTCGCGCTGGCGTGGCTGCGGGGCTGGCTCGAGCGCAGCGACGACGACGACGTCAAGCGTCGCGCGCCGGCGCTCGCCGAGGCCGCCGCCGCGATCGCCACCGGCGACGCCGTCGAGCGCGAGGTCTCGGCGGGCCTCGTGAGCGCCGAGGTCACCGACCTGCTCGGGCAGCACCCGCGGATCGTGTCGCGGCGCCTGGAGCTGCGCATCGACGAGTTCAGCGAGCGCACCGACGCGTTCCGTCGTGAGCGCGTGCCGGCCTACCTGCGCTACCGCGAGCAGCGACAGCAGCTGGTCGACCGCGAGCGTTCGCGCCTGCGACTCGAGGAGCTGCGCCCCAAGGTCCTGACCTCGTTCGTGCGCAACCGGCTGATCGACGAGGTCTACCTGCCGCTCATCGGTGACAACCTCGCCAAGCAGCTCGGCGCCGCCGGCGAGGGCAAGCGCACCGACCTGATGGGCATGCTGCTGCTCATCTCGCCGCCCGGCTACGGCAAGACCACGCTGATGGAGTACGTGGCGAGCCGCCTGGGGCTGGCGTTCGTCAAGGTCAACGGGCCCGCGCTCGGCCACGGCGTGACGTCGATCGACCCTGCCGACGCACCCAACGCGACCGCGCGTCAGGAGGTCGAGAAGATCAACTTCGGTCTCGAGATGGGCAACAACGTGATGCTCTACCTCGACGACATCCAGCACACCAACCCCGAGCTGCTGCAGAAGTTCATCTCGCTGTGCGACGCGCAGCGGCGCATCGAGGGCGTGTGGAAGGGCCGAACCCGGACCTACGACCTGCGCGGCAAGAAGTTCTGCGTGGTCATGGCGGGCAACCCGTACACCGAGTCGGGCGAGAAGTTCCAGATCCCCGACATGCTGGCCAACCGCGCCGACACCTACAACCTCGGCGACATCCTGCACGGCAAGGACGAGCTCTTCGCGCTCAGCTACATCGAGAACGCGGTCACCAGCAACCGCGTGCTCGCGCCGCTCGCCACCCGCGAGCCGGCCGACCTGCACCGCCTGGTGCGGCTCGCCCACGGCGAGGAGGTCCCGGCCAGCGAGTTCGCTGGCGCGTACTCGGCGGTCGAGATCGCCGAGATCGTCGCGGTGCTGCAGCGGTTGTTCAAGGTGCAGAAGGTCCTGCTCGACGTGAACCGCCAGTACATCGCGTCGGCGTCCATGGACGACCGCTTCCGTACCGAGCCGCCGTTCAAGCTGCAGGGCAGCTACCGCAACATGAACAAGCTGGCCGAGAAGGTCGTGCCGGCGATGAACGACGACGAGATGGAGCGTCTCGTCGACGACCACTACCGCAGCGAGTCGCAGACCCTGACCATCGGCGCCGAGCAGAATCTACTCAAGCTCGCCGAGCTCCGCGGGCGCATGTCGGAGGTCGAGCGCGCGCGCTGGGACGCCATCAAGCTCGAGTTCCAGCGGCTCAAGATGGTCGGTGGCTCCGATGAAGACCCGGTCGCGCGCGTCACTGCGGGCCTGGCCAACCTCGCCCAGGGGCTGCGCTCGATCGAGACGGTGCTCGGCACTGCCGCGGCGTCCGCGGCCCAGAGCGCCGCCGCGGCGTCGCAGAGCGCCGCATCGGCGGCGGCCAACAAGCTCGGTGATCTCGACGCGCACATCTATGGCGTGCAGCAGTCGATCGCCGCGGTCGCAGCCGCCATCAGCAAGGCGACCGCCGGCGGCGTGCCGCGGCCGCCGACCGTCGATACCCCCGGACGCAGCCAGGGGCGCGACGACGTGCTCGCGGGCTACCTCGACCGGCTCGATCGATCGCTGCAGGTGCTGGCGTCACCGAAGCTCGAGGTCATGGTCCACAACCAGCCGCCGCCGGGCATCGAAGAGCTGCTCGCGCAGCAGATCGCGATCATCGAGCGCACGCTGGTGCCGCTGGTGCGGACCACCAACCAGTCGATGGGCAACCCGACGGCGGTCGACCTGCACGTGCAGGAGCTGCTGCGACTCATGCGGGCGATCGACGAGCGACTGCGCTTCGCGGTGATGGGCCCTGCGCCGCAGCGCTGA
- a CDS encoding DUF1566 domain-containing protein has product MNVAPIDIAYEAGVPVVLFATRRAAAEIHPLAEDLIVEGAAVEVIAGVDGDHAVVEEALARVPEPRVLAVVCLAMERVPAGVRQRCDACAGAQTHVVTCEIVPGLVRGAVGTIVEAMRAAQRDVAAEQHEGQALATVIADLRADGHDSCDELPVVAPAPVIAADSRVPSPVRRRWPLAVLPVAAALALAVVLGGGPRPSTSPPLASPPPSAIAEAPPRIDGTPARRQPEFAAQGPSAPRLPAAPPPSDAVMAAAEAPPSSPVAVASDDVLSQAIARGRVRRVDDLLVYPLAGERDWYAAMTSCRARAFWGIGGWRVPSIDELHRLARARLFAGAHAWSNTRAADREFALVMSLAGGAVETANKAAETREVICVLQRTEAEP; this is encoded by the coding sequence ATGAACGTCGCTCCGATCGACATCGCGTACGAAGCCGGTGTGCCGGTGGTGCTGTTCGCGACCCGGCGTGCGGCCGCCGAGATCCATCCGCTCGCCGAGGACCTCATCGTCGAAGGTGCCGCCGTCGAGGTGATTGCCGGCGTCGATGGTGACCACGCCGTGGTCGAGGAAGCGCTCGCGCGCGTGCCCGAGCCGCGCGTGCTCGCGGTGGTGTGCCTCGCGATGGAGCGTGTGCCCGCCGGTGTCCGCCAGCGCTGCGACGCGTGTGCCGGCGCGCAGACCCACGTGGTCACCTGCGAGATCGTGCCGGGGCTGGTGCGCGGCGCCGTCGGTACGATCGTGGAGGCGATGCGGGCCGCGCAGCGTGACGTCGCCGCCGAGCAACACGAGGGACAGGCGCTCGCCACCGTCATCGCGGATCTCCGCGCCGACGGTCACGACAGCTGCGACGAACTCCCGGTCGTCGCGCCGGCGCCGGTGATCGCTGCGGACTCCCGCGTGCCGTCGCCCGTGCGCCGTCGCTGGCCGCTGGCGGTGTTGCCGGTCGCGGCCGCGTTGGCGTTGGCCGTGGTGCTGGGCGGCGGACCTCGCCCGTCGACGTCGCCGCCGCTGGCATCGCCGCCGCCGTCGGCGATCGCCGAGGCGCCCCCACGCATCGATGGCACTCCGGCGCGCCGGCAGCCCGAGTTCGCGGCCCAAGGTCCGAGCGCGCCGCGTTTGCCCGCAGCGCCGCCGCCCAGCGATGCCGTGATGGCGGCGGCCGAGGCCCCGCCGTCGTCGCCGGTCGCCGTCGCCAGCGACGACGTGCTCTCGCAAGCGATTGCCCGCGGACGCGTCCGTCGCGTCGACGATCTGCTGGTGTATCCGCTGGCGGGCGAGCGCGACTGGTACGCTGCGATGACCTCGTGCCGCGCCCGCGCGTTCTGGGGCATCGGTGGCTGGCGCGTGCCGAGCATCGACGAGCTGCATCGCCTCGCCCGTGCGCGCCTGTTCGCCGGTGCCCACGCGTGGTCCAACACCCGGGCGGCCGATCGCGAGTTCGCCCTCGTGATGTCGCTCGCCGGCGGCGCGGTCGAGACCGCGAACAAGGCCGCCGAGACCCGCGAGGTGATCTGCGTGCTCCAACGAACCGAGGCCGAGCCGTGA
- a CDS encoding HDOD domain-containing protein gives MSVVVATAASLSIASRGRLMLSPVDMPPLPSMLGELLQVANDPVVSSERLEQVIARDQVSTLRVLTVANSAYYGCSRQIESVRRALLLLGTRQVQHIASALALAPTFESAHGPALWRHGLACALWSERVVARLGLPPIDALFTAALMHDIGIVIMLMRGEQWEQPCLDDACAGRGALPALERAAFGFDHAELGAKVCQSWRLPEPIWQLIERHERPVAQGDVAHAVLAIADHLAGAAGMPAAAGLEDPAPPRAALGVLGLDGAAIEQLLGARGDIEAQVAVLT, from the coding sequence GTGAGCGTCGTCGTCGCAACCGCCGCATCTCTGTCGATCGCGAGCCGTGGGCGGCTGATGCTGTCGCCGGTCGACATGCCGCCGCTGCCGTCGATGCTCGGTGAGCTGCTGCAGGTCGCCAACGACCCCGTCGTCAGCAGCGAGCGATTGGAGCAGGTCATCGCGCGCGATCAGGTGAGCACGCTGCGGGTGCTCACAGTCGCGAACTCGGCGTACTACGGCTGCAGCCGCCAGATCGAGAGCGTCCGGCGGGCGCTCTTGCTGCTCGGCACCCGTCAGGTGCAGCACATCGCATCGGCGCTCGCGCTCGCGCCGACGTTCGAGTCGGCCCATGGCCCGGCGCTGTGGCGGCACGGCCTCGCGTGCGCGCTGTGGAGCGAGCGCGTGGTCGCGCGGCTGGGCCTGCCACCGATCGATGCGTTGTTCACCGCCGCCCTCATGCACGACATCGGCATCGTCATCATGTTGATGCGCGGAGAGCAGTGGGAGCAGCCGTGCCTCGACGATGCTTGCGCCGGGCGCGGTGCGTTGCCCGCGTTGGAGCGGGCGGCGTTCGGCTTCGACCACGCCGAGCTGGGCGCGAAGGTGTGCCAGAGCTGGCGCTTGCCCGAGCCGATCTGGCAGCTCATCGAGCGCCACGAGCGACCGGTCGCGCAGGGCGACGTCGCCCACGCCGTGCTGGCGATCGCCGATCATCTCGCGGGCGCGGCGGGCATGCCCGCTGCGGCCGGACTCGAAGACCCCGCGCCACCACGGGCCGCGCTCGGCGTGCTCGGGCTCGACGGCGCCGCGATCGAGCAGCTGCTCGGCGCGCGCGGCGACATCGAGGCGCAGGTCGCCGTGCTCACCTGA